The following coding sequences are from one Archaeoglobaceae archaeon window:
- a CDS encoding TrkA C-terminal domain-containing protein: MPKTVKDLLVEIRNTSELVIDLAYSSVLYDVEDVAEEVLELEAKFVDLIKEIRKIAALSVRHIRETEKVASILQIASAGYKMSSAAGDISSLVLRGYKLPKNIVNLILAHSEETIVKVTVPENSPVVGKSLGEVMFQKVTGMRVIAIKRDLQWIFDVDRDTRIMKGDVLFVRGDPNSVPRLYEFVLNETREIGIASELEIPELDRAVDLLIEMKNLSELAVDLAYSSLIYGNEDVALEVVYIESVLDNMKFEVEKLILSASKKFDDPSILIPIIEIVHCSEQIADSAREIAEILLNKMELPEVFKDAMRKTGEILIMVNVDKDSPLTNKTLKETRVESNTGMHIIAIKRRNEWITRPTASTAIHAGDILIAKGPRESEIELLNLCCSTKQAKPAS; encoded by the coding sequence ATGCCCAAAACCGTAAAGGATTTGCTTGTGGAGATCAGAAATACGAGCGAGTTGGTAATAGATCTCGCCTATTCATCCGTTTTATATGATGTCGAGGATGTCGCTGAGGAAGTGCTTGAACTGGAGGCAAAGTTTGTCGATCTTATTAAAGAGATCAGAAAAATTGCAGCCTTATCAGTAAGACATATTAGAGAGACTGAAAAAGTTGCCTCCATTTTGCAGATAGCAAGTGCTGGCTACAAGATGAGCAGTGCCGCTGGAGATATTTCTTCGCTCGTGCTAAGAGGCTACAAATTGCCGAAGAACATCGTAAATCTTATTCTTGCACACTCTGAGGAGACCATAGTAAAAGTCACGGTACCAGAAAATTCGCCCGTAGTAGGAAAATCGCTTGGAGAAGTTATGTTCCAGAAGGTCACGGGAATGAGAGTTATAGCAATAAAAAGAGATCTACAGTGGATCTTCGACGTTGACAGGGACACAAGAATAATGAAGGGTGACGTGCTTTTTGTTCGCGGAGATCCAAACAGCGTTCCAAGGCTCTATGAGTTTGTTTTGAATGAAACCAGAGAAATTGGAATAGCAAGCGAGCTCGAGATTCCGGAGCTTGACAGAGCTGTTGATTTGCTAATCGAAATGAAAAATCTCTCAGAACTTGCAGTCGACTTGGCCTATTCCTCGCTCATCTATGGAAACGAAGACGTTGCACTCGAAGTCGTTTACATCGAAAGCGTTCTCGACAACATGAAGTTTGAAGTTGAGAAGCTAATTCTGAGTGCAAGCAAAAAGTTCGATGATCCCTCGATATTGATCCCAATAATAGAGATAGTTCACTGCTCCGAGCAAATTGCTGACAGTGCAAGAGAAATTGCAGAAATACTTCTCAACAAGATGGAATTACCGGAAGTTTTTAAAGATGCAATGAGAAAAACGGGAGAGATTCTAATTATGGTAAACGTCGATAAGGATTCTCCGCTTACGAATAAAACTCTTAAAGAGACAAGAGTTGAGAGCAACACGGGAATGCACATCATCGCAATAAAGCGAAGGAACGAGTGGATCACAAGACCCACTGCAAGCACTGCAATCCATGCAGGAGACATACTTATTGCAAAAGGGCCAAGAGAGAGTGAAATAGAGCTCCTTAACCTTTGTTGTTCTACAAAACAAGCTAAACCAGCATCTTGA
- a CDS encoding (5-formylfuran-3-yl)methyl phosphate synthase, with protein sequence MLVLVSPKNLSEAIEAIEGGADIIDVKNPAEGSLGANFPWVISEVAKLAKKHGKEVSATTGDMPYKPGTASLAALGAAVAGADYVKVGLYGVKNEVEAKDVIMAVVRAVKSYDQSKKVVIAGYGDYYRIGAISPLKLPHIASECGADVVMVDTAIKDGSSIFDHMSFESLQEFVSLAKENGLQCALAGNLGWGHLESLRRLSPDIIGVRTIVCENGRNSHVKRELVRKLKMLV encoded by the coding sequence ATGCTTGTCCTTGTCAGCCCAAAGAATCTAAGCGAAGCCATCGAAGCCATTGAGGGTGGAGCGGATATTATAGACGTTAAGAATCCCGCAGAAGGTTCTTTGGGAGCAAATTTCCCTTGGGTCATAAGTGAGGTTGCAAAGCTTGCAAAAAAGCATGGCAAAGAAGTGAGTGCAACAACTGGAGACATGCCTTACAAGCCCGGCACAGCGAGCTTGGCAGCATTGGGTGCAGCAGTTGCGGGAGCGGACTACGTTAAAGTAGGTCTTTATGGAGTTAAGAATGAAGTAGAAGCAAAAGATGTAATAATGGCAGTTGTGAGAGCAGTTAAGAGCTACGACCAAAGCAAGAAGGTAGTTATTGCTGGTTATGGTGATTACTATAGGATTGGAGCCATATCTCCGCTTAAGCTACCACATATCGCTTCAGAATGTGGTGCAGATGTTGTCATGGTTGATACAGCAATAAAAGATGGTAGCTCAATCTTTGATCACATGAGCTTCGAATCTCTACAGGAATTCGTTTCTCTGGCAAAGGAAAATGGTTTACAGTGTGCCTTAGCTGGAAACCTTGGCTGGGGGCATCTGGAATCGCTTCGCAGACTTTCGCCTGACATTATAGGTGTTAGAACGATCGTATGTGAAAATGGAAGAAACTCACACGTAAAAAGAGAACTGGTCAGAAAGCTCAAGATGCTGGTTTAG
- a CDS encoding deoxyhypusine synthase yields the protein MKIEHLKVEKGIKASELVEKLSCTAFNARRLGEAGKIWKEMVKEDAFIFLTLAGAMIPAGMRNIIKDILENKFAHSLVLTGANIVHEVCEALGYAHTSGSPFANDVELAERGISRIYDVFIETPAFEAVEQFFMETFKELSGIFSSYELIWEIGKRLQDSFISLAFENKIPIFCPTLHDSIAGLHLMLYGKNAVIDYSKDTKMLLDLCSQKRKMGIVIVGGGVPKNFTLQAMLLAEGFDYAVQITTDTPQYGGLSGATLEEAKSWCKLKGDAKAVTVYCDATIALPLLYAYLID from the coding sequence ATGAAAATCGAACACCTAAAAGTTGAAAAAGGCATAAAAGCTTCAGAGCTTGTGGAAAAACTTTCATGCACAGCATTTAATGCCCGAAGACTCGGTGAAGCAGGAAAAATATGGAAAGAAATGGTTAAAGAAGATGCTTTTATCTTCCTTACCCTCGCAGGGGCTATGATACCAGCGGGAATGAGGAATATTATTAAAGACATACTGGAAAACAAATTTGCCCATAGCCTTGTGCTTACTGGAGCCAATATTGTTCATGAAGTCTGCGAAGCCCTTGGATATGCCCACACTTCCGGATCGCCCTTTGCCAATGACGTTGAACTTGCAGAGAGGGGAATTAGCAGAATTTATGACGTTTTTATCGAAACACCTGCCTTTGAAGCTGTGGAGCAATTTTTCATGGAAACCTTTAAAGAGCTTTCAGGCATATTTTCAAGCTACGAGCTAATTTGGGAAATTGGCAAAAGACTTCAGGACTCCTTTATAAGCCTTGCATTCGAAAATAAGATCCCGATCTTCTGTCCAACTCTTCACGACTCCATAGCAGGGCTTCATTTAATGCTCTACGGAAAAAATGCAGTGATTGACTACTCAAAGGATACAAAAATGCTCCTTGATCTTTGCTCTCAGAAAAGAAAAATGGGCATCGTAATCGTCGGCGGAGGAGTGCCCAAGAATTTTACCTTGCAGGCAATGCTCCTTGCCGAGGGCTTCGACTACGCTGTTCAGATCACTACAGACACTCCACAATACGGCGGGCTTAGCGGAGCAACGCTTGAAGAAGCAAAAAGCTGGTGCAAACTCAAAGGCGATGCAAAGGCTGTAACAGTCTACTGCGACGCAACGATAGCCTTGCCATTGCTCTATGCTTATCTAATTGATTAG
- a CDS encoding class I SAM-dependent methyltransferase family protein, with protein MSLKEMLRDKLSEEELKILRRSFEIIGDIAIIEIPDELISKKELIADAILKKHKHLKTILRKVGEVNGVFRVAKYEKIYGEETETIAKEHGCRFLVDPTKVYYSSKLSTERERIARLVKEGERVLVMFAGVGPYAIVIARLSKAKEVVGVELNRIAVEYFRRNVKLNKVNNVVVIEGDVAEVVPKLEGKFDRILMPAPYSAESFVGLVKGKVKSGGFVHYYTFESENNESMLAKKVEDIFLSNGIIAKAKFMRRCGSFAPYVNRYVVDLEYLGEKE; from the coding sequence GTGTCCCTCAAGGAAATGCTCAGGGATAAGCTCAGCGAAGAAGAGCTGAAAATCTTGCGAAGAAGCTTCGAGATAATTGGAGATATTGCAATAATAGAGATCCCAGATGAGCTAATCAGCAAGAAGGAGCTCATTGCGGATGCAATACTCAAAAAGCATAAGCATTTGAAGACAATTTTAAGAAAAGTGGGTGAAGTTAATGGCGTTTTCAGGGTTGCGAAATACGAGAAGATCTATGGAGAAGAGACTGAGACGATCGCTAAGGAGCATGGCTGTAGATTTCTCGTGGATCCAACGAAGGTTTACTATTCCTCAAAGCTCTCAACCGAGCGTGAAAGGATTGCAAGGCTTGTAAAGGAAGGCGAGAGGGTTTTGGTAATGTTTGCTGGCGTTGGACCTTATGCAATTGTCATCGCAAGGCTTTCAAAGGCTAAAGAAGTCGTAGGAGTTGAGCTGAACAGGATTGCGGTGGAGTATTTTAGAAGGAATGTTAAGCTCAACAAAGTCAACAATGTCGTTGTAATCGAGGGCGATGTTGCTGAAGTTGTTCCGAAGCTTGAGGGCAAATTCGATCGCATTTTAATGCCTGCTCCATATTCTGCGGAGAGCTTTGTTGGGCTGGTTAAGGGTAAAGTCAAATCAGGCGGTTTTGTTCATTACTACACGTTTGAAAGCGAGAATAATGAAAGCATGCTTGCTAAAAAGGTTGAAGATATTTTTTTAAGCAACGGAATAATTGCAAAGGCGAAATTCATGCGGAGATGCGGGAGCTTTGCACCCTATGTGAACAGATATGTTGTTGATCTTGAGTATTTGGGTGAAAAAGAATAA
- the thiE gene encoding thiamine phosphate synthase, whose protein sequence is MLKGVYFITDSKFGKHEDLAKKALELGVRLIQFREKKMKDRELLKVAKKLRELTESYDALLIINDRIDLALACEADGVHLGQEDLPLEVARELFDGIIGVSVHSVEEAREAKKADYLGAGPVFATTTKEDAKAPIGVDGLKKIILATNLPVFAIGGIKLENVKSVLDCKVAGVAIVSAIAGESRERAKDFIDLVNKYLGL, encoded by the coding sequence ATGCTTAAAGGAGTTTACTTCATCACCGACTCAAAGTTTGGAAAACATGAAGATTTGGCAAAAAAAGCCCTTGAGTTAGGTGTTAGGCTAATTCAGTTTAGAGAAAAGAAAATGAAGGATCGGGAATTGCTTAAGGTAGCAAAAAAACTACGTGAGCTAACTGAAAGTTATGACGCACTGCTAATTATAAACGACCGTATTGATCTTGCTTTGGCTTGCGAAGCTGACGGTGTGCATTTGGGTCAAGAAGATTTGCCCTTAGAAGTTGCAAGAGAGTTGTTCGACGGGATCATTGGCGTTTCGGTTCACAGCGTTGAAGAAGCAAGAGAAGCAAAAAAGGCAGACTATCTTGGTGCTGGTCCAGTTTTTGCGACAACTACGAAGGAAGATGCAAAAGCACCGATTGGGGTTGATGGGCTGAAAAAAATCATCTTAGCCACTAATTTGCCTGTTTTCGCAATTGGAGGAATAAAGCTTGAGAATGTTAAAAGTGTGCTCGATTGCAAAGTTGCTGGCGTTGCAATTGTTTCCGCAATAGCAGGCGAAAGCAGAGAGAGGGCAAAGGATTTTATTGATCTCGTAAACAAATATTTGGGCTTATGA
- the twy1 gene encoding 4-demethylwyosine synthase TYW1: MKQLSDLKGYQIFNHSAVKTCLWLKKSLRDEGVCYKQKFYGIQSHRCLQMTPALLCNQACIHCWRPLELLKDFKGWNEPERIVEESLKAQKRLLSGFYGTEGINRVKLKEAEKPNQVAISLLGEPTLYPYLPELIECYKKRGFTTFLVTNGTNPEMVEKVKPTQLYISLTAYSEETHLTLNRPSSNFWAQIMESLKKMKDSQSRTVIRLTLIKGINMDEKAVEGFDRLIRIAEPDYVEAKAYMFLGYSRRRLKLENMPEHRDVVEFSKLLCKKGYEIVDESEQSRVCLLSL, from the coding sequence ATGAAACAGCTCTCAGACCTAAAGGGCTATCAGATTTTCAACCATTCCGCAGTGAAGACATGCTTGTGGCTCAAAAAATCGCTTAGAGACGAAGGGGTGTGCTACAAGCAGAAGTTCTATGGAATTCAGTCCCACCGATGCCTTCAGATGACTCCCGCTTTGCTATGCAACCAGGCTTGTATTCACTGCTGGCGTCCTTTGGAGCTTCTAAAGGACTTTAAAGGCTGGAATGAGCCTGAAAGGATCGTTGAAGAGAGTCTGAAGGCTCAAAAAAGACTGCTTAGTGGATTCTACGGCACAGAAGGAATCAACAGAGTTAAGCTTAAAGAAGCGGAAAAGCCGAATCAGGTTGCAATAAGCCTACTTGGAGAGCCAACCCTTTATCCTTATCTTCCAGAGCTAATTGAATGCTATAAAAAACGCGGATTCACGACTTTTCTCGTAACGAATGGCACAAATCCAGAGATGGTTGAGAAAGTGAAGCCGACACAGCTTTACATTAGCCTCACTGCCTACAGCGAAGAAACCCATTTGACCCTTAACCGCCCAAGCAGTAATTTTTGGGCTCAAATTATGGAAAGCCTAAAAAAGATGAAAGACTCGCAGTCAAGGACAGTTATAAGGCTAACGCTGATCAAGGGAATCAACATGGACGAAAAAGCGGTAGAGGGATTCGACAGGCTAATAAGGATTGCTGAGCCAGACTACGTGGAGGCGAAGGCTTACATGTTCCTTGGATACTCAAGGCGAAGGCTAAAGCTTGAGAACATGCCCGAACACAGAGATGTGGTTGAGTTTAGCAAATTGCTGTGCAAAAAGGGCTATGAAATCGTTGACGAGTCTGAGCAGAGTAGAGTTTGCCTTCTGAGCCTATGA
- a CDS encoding translin has product MRLEDCRIRLEELEKAREELLKLTRELRILASKSIVAVHSGNMELAEESISKGLKILEKIKEFQNCPEIYYSITNEAMQEIAEAVLFTKAVKGDFDLSIDFEVSHSAFITGLADVIGELRRFALSRMISNELEKAEKIVEIMEKIYSELISFASFPDRLVPNLRQKLDVARAGIERTKSDLLTARLYAVLDRDR; this is encoded by the coding sequence ATGAGACTCGAAGACTGTCGTATTAGACTTGAGGAGCTCGAGAAAGCTCGTGAAGAGCTTTTAAAGCTTACAAGAGAACTCAGGATTCTGGCTTCGAAGTCAATCGTAGCGGTGCACTCTGGAAATATGGAGCTCGCAGAGGAGAGCATCTCTAAAGGGCTGAAAATTCTTGAAAAGATCAAAGAATTCCAGAATTGTCCCGAGATTTACTATTCGATTACAAACGAAGCTATGCAAGAGATTGCTGAAGCGGTATTGTTCACAAAGGCTGTGAAGGGTGATTTCGATTTATCGATTGACTTCGAAGTCTCCCATTCAGCATTCATCACAGGCTTGGCTGATGTCATTGGAGAGCTTCGCAGGTTTGCACTTTCAAGGATGATTTCCAATGAACTTGAAAAAGCTGAGAAAATTGTCGAGATCATGGAGAAAATCTATTCAGAACTCATTTCTTTCGCGTCCTTCCCCGACAGACTTGTGCCAAATCTTAGGCAGAAGCTCGATGTTGCAAGAGCGGGAATTGAGAGAACGAAGTCTGATCTGCTTACAGCAAGGCTCTATGCGGTTCTGGATCGGGATAGATGA
- a CDS encoding tRNA(Ile)(2)-agmatinylcytidine synthase — protein sequence MRFWIGIDDTDSRKGMCTTYLAVLLMEEIKKIGKVIGFPRLIRLNPTIPFKTRGNGAVSFLAELEDLDQALEITEKLVKEYAELENENTNPGVVFVEEEKAPLLREFAEKAIKDVLRIEDALELIEKNRIDHLKFKNGRGLIGALASVGAQLNDIVYELIAYRMPEKIGKPREYDKESFYDLDFEFYPKIFDTVDWCNDVVMAVPGTPCPVLFGLRGEEPEILKKALKFVKTEPCERWQIFITNHATDMHIISSEKVEDFHSYRLIGRVVKKPYEIVGGHVFFEVQTNSGTLKCSAFEPTKQFRNIVRALIPGDVVEVYGSVKNNTLNLEKLRIVELAKKYVELNPLCPRCGKRMESAGKGQGFRCRNCKTKATEKIKIEVPRTLEPGFYEVPPCARRHLTKPLIRINASGRHIFR from the coding sequence ATGCGGTTCTGGATCGGGATAGATGACACGGACAGCAGAAAAGGAATGTGCACAACTTATCTTGCAGTGCTCTTAATGGAAGAAATAAAAAAAATTGGCAAAGTGATTGGATTCCCAAGGCTTATAAGGCTAAATCCCACGATTCCCTTTAAAACAAGGGGAAATGGAGCGGTTAGCTTCCTTGCAGAGCTTGAAGATCTTGATCAGGCTCTGGAAATTACTGAGAAACTCGTTAAAGAATACGCTGAGCTTGAAAATGAGAACACGAATCCCGGAGTTGTTTTCGTTGAAGAAGAAAAAGCTCCTTTGTTAAGAGAATTTGCAGAAAAGGCGATAAAAGACGTTTTGAGGATTGAAGACGCTCTTGAGCTAATAGAAAAGAACCGCATTGATCATCTTAAGTTCAAGAATGGTCGCGGGCTCATTGGAGCTCTCGCCTCAGTTGGTGCACAGCTTAATGATATCGTTTACGAGCTCATTGCTTACCGCATGCCTGAAAAAATTGGAAAACCTCGGGAATACGATAAGGAGAGCTTTTACGATCTTGACTTCGAATTCTATCCAAAGATCTTTGACACGGTTGACTGGTGCAACGACGTTGTAATGGCGGTTCCCGGAACTCCTTGCCCTGTGCTCTTCGGCTTAAGGGGAGAAGAGCCAGAAATTCTGAAAAAAGCGCTAAAGTTCGTTAAAACAGAGCCATGCGAAAGGTGGCAGATCTTTATAACAAACCACGCCACAGACATGCATATTATCAGCAGCGAAAAAGTCGAGGATTTTCACTCCTACAGGCTAATCGGCAGAGTTGTTAAAAAGCCGTATGAGATCGTTGGTGGTCATGTTTTCTTTGAAGTCCAAACGAATTCTGGAACTTTGAAATGCTCAGCCTTTGAGCCGACCAAGCAATTCAGAAACATTGTCCGAGCCCTTATTCCGGGAGACGTTGTGGAAGTCTATGGTTCTGTCAAGAACAACACTTTAAATCTCGAAAAGCTTCGAATTGTAGAGCTTGCGAAAAAATATGTTGAGCTGAACCCGCTATGCCCAAGATGTGGAAAGAGAATGGAATCTGCAGGCAAAGGACAGGGTTTCAGATGCAGAAACTGCAAAACCAAAGCCACCGAGAAAATAAAAATTGAAGTTCCAAGAACGCTTGAGCCCGGATTCTACGAAGTCCCACCGTGTGCAAGAAGGCATTTAACGAAGCCTTTGATCAGAATAAACGCCTCAGGAAGGCATATTTTCAGATAA
- the dapB gene encoding 4-hydroxy-tetrahydrodipicolinate reductase translates to MKLAIAGAAGRMGRLVVKHAINEGLKVFQAFDVVEVGKDAGELAGVGKIGVLIENDITKLNVDVLVDFTNPEACIKNARIASQKGIKLVIGTTGFSEEQRKELESYCKKVPAVISPNFSIGVNAFFKIVEFASSLLHSYDIEIFEIHHKMKKDAPSGTAIKTAEIIREVLAKKGKILDLKFCREGKRGNEIGVFGIRGGDVVGEHTVLFFGEGERVEITHRATSRDSFAKGAIMAVKWIAGVEKPGIYSMLDVLSENMPS, encoded by the coding sequence ATGAAGCTCGCAATTGCTGGAGCAGCAGGTAGAATGGGAAGGCTTGTCGTGAAGCACGCAATTAATGAGGGCTTGAAAGTTTTTCAGGCTTTCGATGTTGTTGAAGTTGGAAAAGATGCGGGAGAGCTCGCTGGAGTTGGAAAAATCGGCGTTTTGATCGAGAATGATATTACAAAGCTTAACGTCGACGTTCTCGTGGACTTTACGAATCCTGAAGCCTGCATAAAGAATGCGAGGATTGCTTCGCAGAAGGGGATAAAGCTTGTGATTGGCACCACTGGCTTCAGCGAGGAGCAAAGGAAGGAACTGGAGAGCTATTGCAAAAAGGTTCCAGCTGTAATATCGCCAAATTTCAGCATTGGTGTTAATGCTTTTTTCAAGATCGTGGAATTCGCATCTTCACTGCTCCATAGCTACGACATCGAGATCTTCGAAATTCACCACAAGATGAAGAAAGATGCTCCGAGCGGGACCGCAATAAAGACTGCTGAGATCATAAGGGAAGTTTTGGCTAAAAAAGGCAAAATTTTGGATCTGAAGTTTTGCAGAGAAGGAAAGAGGGGCAACGAGATTGGCGTCTTTGGCATTCGTGGGGGCGATGTAGTTGGAGAGCACACAGTCCTATTCTTTGGCGAGGGGGAACGGGTGGAGATTACGCACAGAGCCACGAGCAGAGACAGCTTTGCAAAGGGAGCAATAATGGCTGTGAAGTGGATTGCAGGAGTTGAAAAGCCGGGAATTTACAGCATGCTCGACGTTTTATCTGAAAATATGCCTTCCTGA
- the dapA gene encoding 4-hydroxy-tetrahydrodipicolinate synthase, producing the protein MFKGVIPALITPFKEDFSVDYEGLAKDLDYMERHVDAFVPCGTTGEASTLGYEEHVEVVRFVAETSKLPVIGGSGSNSTKEAIWLTKEVEKAGAEAAMLVTPYYNKPNDAGLLEHYKAVAKEVSIPLIVYNIPGRTGINVSPQLMAKLAEIDNIVGVKEASGNLKQVSDIIRLVKKKDFVVLSGDDFLTLPILAIGGKGVVSVAANVAPHLMKELCNAFESGNIAKAIELHHKLSPLFDALFIDTNPIPVKKAMELIGLPAGKPRLPLVELSAEKTEKLKKVLIDLGLIKK; encoded by the coding sequence ATGTTCAAGGGAGTAATCCCTGCACTAATAACTCCTTTCAAGGAAGACTTTAGCGTTGACTATGAAGGCTTAGCAAAGGATCTTGACTACATGGAGAGACACGTAGATGCCTTTGTGCCCTGCGGAACCACTGGAGAAGCCTCGACGCTTGGCTATGAAGAGCATGTTGAAGTGGTTCGATTCGTGGCTGAGACTTCAAAGTTACCCGTAATTGGTGGTTCAGGTTCTAATTCGACCAAAGAAGCGATCTGGCTCACAAAAGAAGTCGAGAAAGCTGGGGCTGAAGCTGCGATGCTTGTGACACCTTATTACAACAAGCCAAATGACGCGGGATTGCTTGAGCACTACAAAGCAGTTGCCAAGGAAGTTTCAATACCGCTTATCGTTTACAACATTCCGGGCAGAACCGGAATAAACGTTTCTCCGCAATTGATGGCTAAACTTGCTGAGATCGATAACATCGTTGGCGTTAAGGAAGCAAGCGGGAATCTGAAGCAAGTTTCAGATATAATAAGGCTTGTAAAAAAGAAGGATTTTGTTGTGCTCTCGGGCGATGATTTTCTAACGCTTCCAATTCTCGCAATTGGCGGTAAGGGAGTTGTAAGCGTCGCTGCGAACGTTGCACCGCATTTGATGAAAGAATTATGTAATGCCTTTGAGAGTGGAAATATTGCAAAGGCTATTGAGCTTCATCACAAACTCTCTCCGCTTTTCGACGCACTTTTCATTGACACAAATCCGATCCCGGTGAAGAAAGCAATGGAGCTAATTGGACTGCCAGCTGGAAAGCCAAGGCTTCCGCTGGTTGAGCTCAGTGCTGAAAAGACGGAAAAGCTGAAGAAAGTCCTAATAGACTTAGGGCTAATCAAAAAATAA
- a CDS encoding 30S ribosomal protein S17e — protein sequence MGTVKPAYIKIIANELLKKYPEKFTPNFDENKKLVSELTTIKSKTIRNRVAGYITRKVNRGMKGS from the coding sequence ATGGGAACTGTAAAGCCTGCCTATATAAAGATAATAGCGAATGAATTGCTAAAAAAGTATCCAGAGAAGTTCACTCCGAACTTTGACGAAAACAAGAAGCTTGTTTCAGAACTAACGACGATAAAGAGCAAGACAATTCGCAACAGAGTTGCAGGATACATTACGAGGAAAGTCAATAGAGGAATGAAGGGATCATGA
- a CDS encoding 30S ribosomal protein S8e, translating to MIFQGRSRRKPTGGFYRAHRKKRKYELGGEQVLTTIGDRKAKKERMMGGSYKLKLFADKYANVYDPAQKKVVKVAIKSVVENPAHVHYVRHGVITKGAIIQTEIGKAKVTNRPSQEGIINAVLIERT from the coding sequence ATGATCTTTCAGGGTAGGAGTAGAAGAAAGCCTACTGGAGGATTCTATAGGGCGCACAGAAAGAAGAGAAAGTATGAACTTGGTGGAGAGCAGGTGCTGACGACGATTGGTGATAGGAAAGCGAAAAAGGAGAGAATGATGGGGGGAAGCTACAAGCTAAAATTGTTCGCAGATAAATATGCAAACGTTTACGATCCAGCCCAGAAGAAGGTTGTAAAAGTAGCAATTAAAAGCGTAGTCGAGAATCCTGCCCACGTTCACTACGTAAGGCATGGAGTCATTACAAAAGGAGCAATAATACAGACCGAAATCGGAAAGGCAAAGGTTACAAACCGCCCCAGCCAGGAAGGAATTATAAATGCAGTTTTAATAGAGAGAACGTAG
- a CDS encoding F420-dependent methylenetetrahydromethanopterin dehydrogenase, giving the protein MSKVKVGVLKMGAIGTAVILEYLLDERADREDLEVRVVTSGAKMQPEEAVVAEKLKEFNPDLIIVASPNAALPGPKAAREAFAGKPVIVISDAPAKKAKDELKEKGFGYIFINADSMIGARREFLDPTEMALFNADVLKVLAATGALRVVQEAIDKVIDDLKAGKKPELPQIIVTAEKAVEAGKFSNPYAKAKAMAAYFIAEKVADINVRGCFVEKDYNVYVPLVASAHEMMRIAAMLADEAREIEKYGDKLFRNPHSREGKILSKTELVSKPQ; this is encoded by the coding sequence ATGAGCAAGGTGAAGGTAGGAGTTTTGAAGATGGGTGCAATTGGCACCGCAGTAATCCTTGAATATTTGCTTGACGAAAGGGCGGACAGAGAGGACCTCGAAGTTCGTGTCGTAACAAGCGGTGCAAAAATGCAACCAGAAGAAGCGGTTGTCGCGGAAAAGCTTAAGGAGTTCAACCCCGATCTGATCATTGTTGCATCTCCCAATGCAGCTTTGCCAGGACCAAAGGCTGCAAGAGAAGCCTTTGCCGGGAAGCCAGTTATAGTGATAAGTGATGCTCCCGCTAAGAAGGCAAAGGATGAGCTGAAGGAGAAAGGATTTGGCTACATCTTCATCAATGCGGACTCGATGATCGGTGCAAGGAGGGAATTCCTGGATCCTACAGAAATGGCACTGTTTAATGCGGACGTTCTGAAGGTTCTCGCTGCAACTGGAGCTTTGAGAGTTGTTCAGGAGGCAATAGACAAGGTTATTGATGATCTTAAGGCAGGAAAGAAGCCAGAATTGCCGCAGATCATCGTTACTGCAGAAAAAGCTGTTGAAGCGGGCAAGTTCAGCAATCCATATGCAAAGGCTAAGGCGATGGCGGCTTACTTCATTGCAGAGAAAGTTGCGGACATTAACGTTCGTGGATGCTTTGTTGAGAAGGACTACAACGTTTATGTGCCCTTGGTAGCCTCAGCACATGAAATGATGCGCATAGCAGCGATGCTTGCTGATGAGGCAAGAGAGATCGAGAAATACGGAGACAAGCTATTCAGGAATCCGCATTCGAGAGAGGGCAAGATTTTGTCTAAGACCGAACTCGTGAGCAAGCCACAATAA